Part of the Montipora foliosa isolate CH-2021 chromosome 13, ASM3666993v2, whole genome shotgun sequence genome is shown below.
TGGATAGCCAATAATATTGATTTCTTAGTTGAAGATTGAcctcacatttcttttgatattcaaatttgcgaaccacggaacaaaagaagtcattgtttcaacacacaattaggttctggttggcatacaCTTTTAACAACAATACATGACATCACAAGAAACGATGCTATAGGTAGACTTTGTCTCCTGGCAAAGCCAGTTACGAAAGCTGTACCATAAAAACAGTATGACAAGCCCAAGTACTTTTGCCATTATCACTAAAGCTTTATTAGATTTAGCCAGTGCTGTGGTATGATATAAACTATGAGCTAGTAATAAAGCTTTAATATATCTTGGTctttgctacatgtacatgtacaacgaAACCAATTGTGGTGACCTTGAACATTGGACATTAGTAACACTAGTAACctagaaaacaaataaacaatgagaaatgaacgacacattcattgtgaGTCACATTCCATTAAGGGTATTTTACTGATCAGAGAGTAAAATTATCAATACTGTACGAACTCTGGTCGTTGATGTGATTGATCAAATAAGTCACGATGTTATTTTTCAACGGTAAgttgacccattgactcctggactgccccccaccccccttcaattgacgagtaaaattgtctggcgttagacagagtaaaatctattaagtctcactcccaggttTCAATGGGTTAAGCCTAGATGCCATTGGCTGCGAACAAGAAATTTACGAAGAAGAAATTAAATATAATAACTTCACCTTTGGCCATTGCACCAAGCAAACAAGGATCCATCGGGACTAAATACCATCACTCTGCACCTTGGAGATCTATCGCTAGAAAAGGATGAGATAATAAACGACATTCATGGATGTTTTTCTTGTTAAACAGGTTAAAAATATCGAGGTCGATAACAAACCTTCCAAATCCTTCGTGATTTTTGAAAGACGGCGGGCCATTTATCATGGATATTCCGTCCGATCCACGAACTGTATTAAAATATGACGTCAACATAATATTTAGTAAATTGGTTGAGCCAAATTCAAGAGCAACAGCCACGGATATTTAGTCAAAAATTTCTTACCAGCCACAAACGGTGAAGCTGCCGCCATTTTGCCACCGGAGTAATGAGTGGAAACTGGAAATGATTGATCTGAGAATGAAAACGAGGCTATTACAGCCCAGTTTTCGAGATTAGTTACGCGGTCAAGGGGGAAGTAGCTTTGTGGCCGTGTTTAGCAAAAGGATGAAATGAAAGGCAATTTTACTACACAAGATACACAATGGAAGCTTGTGGATTGGGTATTTTGTGTTGCTTGAGGCGATACCATCAACCTAGAAATCCGCCAGCGAGAACGGTATCTCAAGTCCAGCTGGACACAGCACAAATGGGTTCGTGCGCGCTTGATTGGTGTGGAATGGTCAAATGTGTACTGTTCTCGCTTGATTAATTTCATATGATTGATTTGGTGACTGAAATTTCATTTACAGGAAATGAGGTTGTTATTGTAAAATCCgggaaaagaatttgtggatcTGGGGCAGCTCTGGCGAACGCAGCAATCGTTCAAAATAAATGCTACTTTGAAATGAAAGTACAATCTGGAGGTATGGATAAGGTACTTAGACATATATAAGTACTGGTGTAGACTTAcaatcttttaatttttgtgCACTGAATATGTTGTAATCAGTGCATTTAAACAAAGGATGTTAGCAAGAGTGCACTCCCTCAAAGTTGAATTAAAGAGCTCTTTAAAAAAGCTCTCACTCTTTCTGAATACTTCTCTGTTTCTTGTGATATCTGTCATCTATGTTTGTCCTCATTCTTTGACAATTAAAAGTTTGCAAATCTTAAAGGCAGCTGAGTTGGAACTTGTTGTGTTGAAAGAAGAAATTGTTTAGACGGCGGTGTGGGCAGTTTGGTGTTCTTAATCATGAAATGTTTCTCTCTGATTATTaaaaaagtggggtgcctgtgaactagctttgATAGTTAGGGACACTTccactatacacccttttaatgaGTCTAATATATGCGGTTTTCTGCTAATGACgccaaactcatgcttttaaaatttattcagaaatgtacaaaggcctcaaacaaggaaagaaatcggaaaagttttaggcctttgtacatttcgtcattagcggaaaatggcatatattagacttattaaaagggtgtataaacAATTcgtttacattttacatttacattaggctgatttagaTGATAAATTTTTTGCTTTAAAAGACCATAACTTGTGACAAGCTTACGCCAACAGAACAAAAAGAATCAGGTCATCTTAATCAGAAGAATTGCTTTGTTTTCAACAGATACACACCACTTGGAAAAagtagaggatattacatggccgcgcagagatatgaaatttctcttcaagtgttgaaaatattttttaacacaagaagagaaattttgtaactccaagcggtcatgtaatgctctgtttattatataaacatcaatgaaataccaaaccatTTCAGTTAAATATGTTTTGTAGTCCTTACGAAGAACAATGGCACAATTtattatgtaaccatagcaatgGTGAGcttttcacacgtgaagataacatgttttCGCGCAAAAGGTcacctggtatttcattggtgtttatataataataataatagtttattaaaTGTTGTATACtgtagcattttaaaacgtCAACTGGAGGAAAGTTGTATTATTGTAAGCACAGTGTTTGTTGAGAGGGAGAGTTCAATGCAAGTTTTTCCATGACACAAGCAGCTTTTGACAAAGAAATCACAAACTACAACGATAATAATTGAGCGTGTATGGTGAACAAAGTAATGGTAATTAAGTATAttgtcatgttgtaataattattacaccAGCAGCAATTGGTGCTGATTTTATTCTAGTTGAGATAAATGTATAGTGTCCTGATTTAGTTCCTCAGCACTACAATACTTGACtcttcaaaaaataaattctgttATTATGACTTCAATCTTTCATGGttttgttgattgattgattgattgattgattgataggtGTGTGGGGTGTTGGACTCGCCACAAAAAATTGTAACCTAAACAAGGTACCATTAGGGAATGATATTGAAAGCTGGGTTTTAAGGTCTGATGCCACTGTTGCACACAATGGAATTGTAAGACATAGACTACGAGAAGTTCCAGAGGAGGGAGATATGATTGTGAGTACCTTCATAGTTTATTTGAAATGAATGGCTTTCCATGAACATAGATACATGTATTTGGATTGTCTTGGTTTTCAAGATTTTATCACATTACACTTAACTTGTTGACTCCTAGAAGTGGGACTTTAtagattttaccctgtctaacgccagatgattttattcaGCAATGGAGCGcatttaggagtcaatgggtttaacaACCCCAAAGTCCGCTCAAAAAATTGGTACTGTTCCCTTTAAACCATCAACTGAATGTGAGTGAGGAGGCAATGTGGCCCAGtagttagggcgcttgccttgagatccggggatcccgggttcaagacacgttctgaccactggttgaatttgttcctggtattccctggttcaacttctcagctacagcacttgtaaatagccaactagctcacctccggccagttgggattcttaacagttgttgttgaatgttctgttctgtcgtgattgtctttcattggccctgaaaagcccctatggggagtggtcaattaagtatgtatttgtATTATTCTATTAGTGACACTTTCAGTTGTCTTAGAATTTACTGTGATTAACCACCACATAATCCCTGTACTTAAATTATCATGGGGAGTTCTCAGAAATTATTTGAAGTTCAGCATTGAAATAGAAATCTTAGTATAATTGTTATCCAATCatcctccttcttcttcctggccttgtcatcgtcatcttctGCTTCACCATTATCCTTGTTCTaatatcatcaccatcattaaAATCATTCATTCCATCTTCACTGTTGTCTGTATATGCTACACCTCCAAAGTAGATTTGAACTTTTCCAAACTTGTTTTCATACATGTGGTGTTGGTATCTACTGTAAATTGAATGAAAGCTCAAGttcaatttcaagtttattataGAATGtcattatataatacatttttcaatctgcactgctcgcagGTAGCAATAGCTAGTTGAGGCAGGCAGTGATtagatgtatatatatatacaagagagaacaagtagagaaagctacggtaatcaattgtgttttacaaacaaacaggtatacgaatacctagtgtacagagtatacagtcaactaaaataagaaaatatcatctaaaatcaaaccaatacaaagtgtaaatatgaaaagccaaagtactaatatatttttgttattaagacggataaatcaatatagtcattttcttctgaaagtctttggagtaggatattgtggattttgattttaaaattgtttttggatagatggcgaatttcacaAGCTAACTTATTCCAAATGtttacaccatttcttgaaaaggatttaatttgtttgtcaagtcttgagggtttaacaaagtAGAATGAGAATGACAAAATGAAAGAATGACAAAACAATGAAAGTGACTTTACAGTTACTTTACTTCACGGAAGCCCTGTATTGTGTTAACACAAGACTGTGATCCTACATTTCTAGGCTTGTACATATGACCATGTAGAACTGAATTTTTATCACAACGGAAAGCACCTACATTGCCCATTGACAGGGATGAAAGGCACAGTGTATCCTGTTTTTTATGGTAAGTTATCTATTGTagcctttgaaaacaaaaccagTTT
Proteins encoded:
- the LOC137982229 gene encoding SPRY domain-containing protein 7-like; amino-acid sequence: MEACGLGILCCLRRYHQPRNPPARTVSQVQLDTAQMGNEVVIVKSGKRICGSGAALANAAIVQNKCYFEMKVQSGGVWGVGLATKNCNLNKVPLGNDIESWVLRSDATVAHNGIVRHRLREVPEEGDMIACTYDHVELNFYHNGKHLHCPLTGMKGTVYPVFYVDDGSIIDVNFSEFVYHAPEGFQKIMFEKNLL